One window from the genome of Clupea harengus chromosome 19, Ch_v2.0.2, whole genome shotgun sequence encodes:
- the jarid2b gene encoding protein Jumonji, translating into MADASLPAPIKMADASLPAPSAPITDLSRRKPKTEDFLTFLCLRGYSTSQNEGSPALPSNMTYFGSSHEGDDLDSDDECEEEELDPCVASVSCQSTPRKGKLPGKLNGHVFNGHGRSQRERERESPYYTPAPRSRDRNERAEHRRDAATPQHIGVTARGPTANATTNGHGTHRRDQLRKQVSKVNGLTRSAPGGAHMAGAKKAKDFRLPSKTVKYTATVTKGHVTYTKAKRDLVKKTKLNHSKHSSSSSSSSSSSSLPSSAAALRLHTHNQSPRPASGHQPMPPLSGKAHSSNAKTRKQVLAANRLLSQPPAGGTAARLNGRLNGQLGAKEERGRGREGLRHSKRRLEAASGGLPLPDRASVPSEPAAMTAVATATSSGKAEEPGSLSQSTPADAKKLKLQPSHLETRSRKAVSAVTMPNGHAAGAATAAPVTPPQVVSPLQAAPPATADPTAPTPAAHPHTQPQRQRPKRASAGKLMLMRQAQQRAQLASAHNRSSTSAGELRGAEPRMDREKEKEKEREREREREKERERTRAGLAALPEAALFRPSAREFQDPLVYLDSVRERAEQSGLCRVVPPPDWRPECKLNDEMRFVTQVQRVHKLGRRWGPNEQRLACIKTHLRFQGIQMHEPPIIGGCEVDLARFFHLINDMGGMQQVMDLKKWSRLADLLRIPRSAQDRLAKLQEAYLQYLLSYDSLSPDEHHQLKCQVLAEKELLERRRGPLEGQVDSAPLSLSQRYEPKNGLLPAGTPRNGFRSRNGTAGGNGVAHKETEASPVKAGRRRLFAQEKRDAVPDGGVKEEEEEGNRGVLSEQHKCVYKGKSVSLTTFYRIAKNTMNMCFNKEPSATEVEQEYWRIVEQRDCHVAVHYGKVDTNTHGSGFPVGKSEPFSKHGWNLTVLPNNSGSILRHLGAVPGVTIPWLNIGMVFSTSCWSRDQNRLPYIDYLHTGADCIWYSVPAEEKTKLDKVVHRLLQANGTPGLEMLERNVMISPEMLSREGIRVHRTLQRIGEFVVCFPGTFVSKVCCGYSVSETVHFATPQWMDLGYETAKDLKCRHIAKPFSMEKLLYQIATAETKRENGLLLSTISALLKDLRNIEMRQRQELHEAGLHSSARYGTLDNNQSPSDGRKKPRKWLALESSERRCQTCQHLCYLSMVVQENENVVFCLECALAYVENHKSCRGLKMMYRYDEEQINSLVNQVCGKAVVKSFESCNRPPGSGKTGAKRGPRKRATIEVPLSRLSPSTPSPPSATLLPQGNTHLPKSTALVS; encoded by the exons tgTTTAATGGCCACGGTCGGAGccagcgggagcgggagcgggagtcCCCCTACTACACGCCCGCGCCTCGGTCCCGGGACCGCAACGAGAGGGCGGAGCACAGGAGGGACGCTGCCACCCCCCAGCACATCGGAGTCACAGCCAGGGGCCCCACCGCCAACGCCACCACCAACGGGCACGGCACACACCGCAGAGACCAGCTCCGCAAGCAG GTGTCGAAGGTGAATGGGCTGACCCGGTCCGCCCCGGGGGGCGCACACATGGCTGGTGCCAAAAAAGCGAAAGACTTCCGCCTGCCGTCCAAAACTGTGAAGTACACAGCCACCGTGACCAAGGGCCACGTCACCTACACCAAAGCCAAGCGGGACCTGGTGAAGAAAACCAAACTGAACCACAGCAAACactcatcttcttcatcatcgtcatcctcTTCTTcgtccctgccctcgtccgctgcTGCCCtccgcctgcacacacacaatcagtcccCGCGCCCCGCCAGTGGACACCAGCCCATGCCCCCCCTCTCAGGAAAAGCCCACAGTAGCAATGCAAAAACACGCAAACAGGTGCTCGCCGCCAACCGCCTGCTCTCTCAGCCTCCGGCCGGCGGGACGGCTGCCAGGCTCAACGGCCGACTCAACGGCCAGCTCGGTGCCAAGGAAGAGAGGGGGCGGGGACGCGAGGGGCTGCGTCACTCCAAGAGGCGTCTGGAGGCGGCATCAGGAGGTCTTCCTCTGCCAGACCGTGCCTCTGTCCCCTCAGAGCCGGCGGCCATGACCGCGGTGGCCACGGCGACGTCTTCAGGGAAGGCGGAGGAGCCCGGCAGCCTGTCGCAGTCCACGCCAGCGGACGCCAAGAAGCTGAAGCTGCAGCCCAGCCACCTGGAGACCCGCAGCAGGAAGGCCGTGTCCGCCGTAACGATGCCCAACGGCCACGCTGCTGGCGCCGCCACGGCTGCTCCGGTAACGCCCCCCCAGGTGGTCTCACCCCTTCAGGCCGCCCCTCCTGCCACTGCAGACCCCACGGCGCCCACCCCGGCCGCTCACCCCCACACCCAACCCCAGCGCCAGCGGCCCAAGCGGGCGTCAGCCGGCAAGCTGATGCTCATGCGGCAGGCCCAGCAGCGGGCACAGCTGGCGTCGGCCCACAACCGCTCCTCTACCTCAGCCGGCGAGCTGCGTGGCGCAGAGCCgcggatggacagagagaaggagaaggagaaggaacgagagcgagagagggaacgCGAGAAAGAGCGCGAGAGGACTCGCGCCGGGCTGGCGGCTCTGCCGGAGGCCGCTCTGTTCCGTCCGAGCGCGCGGGAGTTCCAGGACCCGCTGGTGTACTTGGACTCGGTGCGGGAGAGGGCGGAGCAGTCCGGTCTGTGCCGCGTGGTGCCCCCGCCCGACTGGCGGCCGGAGTGCAAGCTGAACGACGAGATGCGCTTCGTGACGCAGGTGCAGCGCGTGCACAAGCTGGGCCGGCGCTGGGGCCCGAACGAGCAGAGGCTGGCCTGCATCAAGACACACCTCAGGTTTCAGGGCATCCAGATGCACGAGCCCCCTATCATAG GGGGCTGTGAGGTGGACCTGGCCCGCTTCTTCCATCTGATCAATGACATGGGTGGGATGCAGCAGGTGATGGACCTGAAGAAGTGGAGCCGCCTGGCCGACCTGCTGCGCATCCCGCGCTCCGCCCAGGACCGGCTGGCCAAGCTGCAGGAGGCCTACCTGCAGTACCTGCTCTCCTACGACTCCCTCAGCCCCGACGAGCACCACCAGCTCAAGTGCCAGGTCCTCGCTGAGAAGGAGCTCCTGGAACGCCGGCGCGGGCCCCTGGAGGGCCAGGTGGACTCggccccgctctccctctcccagagGTACGAGCCCAAGAACGGCCTCCTGCCCGCCGGAACGCCACGCAACGGCTTCCGCAGCCGCAACGGGACCGCCGGCGGCAACGGCGTGGCGCACAAGGAGACGGAGGCGTCCCCAGTGAAGGCAGGACGCAGGAGGCTTTTCGCTCAGGAAAAAAGGGATGCCGTACCGGATggaggagtgaaggaggaggaggaagaggggaacaGAGGAGTTCTCAGTGAacagcacaagtgtgtgtacaag GGGAAATCAGTATCGTTGACCACCTTCTACAGAATAGCCAAGAACACCATGAACATGTGCTTTAACAAGGAGCCCAGTGCTACTGAAGTGGAg caagAGTACTGGCGGATAGTGGAGCAGAGGGATTGCCACGTGGCAGTGCATTATGGGAAGGTGGACACAAACACCCACGGAAGCGGCTTCCCTGTGGGAAAATCAGAGCCATTTTCAAA gcATGGATGGAACCTCACAGTTCTTCCCAATAACTCTGGCTCCATCCTGCGCCACCTGGGTGCTGTACCGG GAGTGACTATCCCCTGGCTGAACATTGGCATGGTCTTTTCTACCTCATGCTGGTCCCGAGACCAAAACCGCCTTCCATACATTGATTACTTACACACTGGTGCTGACTGCATTTG GTATTCTGTTCCTGCTGAGGAGAAGACTAAGCTTGATAAGGTGGTGCACAGACTTCTGCAGGCCAATGGTACCCCGGGCCTCGAGATGCTGGAGAGGAACGTCATG ATCTCTCCAGAGATGCTGTCGCGTGAGGGCATCCGGGTGCACCGCACGCTTCAGCGCATCGGTGAGTTCGTGGTGTGCTTCCCTGGAACCTTCGTGTCCAAGGTGTGCTGTGGCTACAGTGTGTCTGAGACGGTGCACTTCGCCACCCCCCAGTGGATGGACCTGGGATACGAGACCGCTAAG GATCTGAAATGCCGGCACATCGCCAAACCCTTCTCCATGGAGAAGCTGCTCTACCAGATCGCCACAGCCGAAACCAAGCGCGAGAATGGCTTACTCCTCAGTACAATCTCCGCTCTTCTCAAAGATCTCAG GAACATAGAGATGAGACAGCGTCAGGAGCTCCACGAGGCCGGGCTCCACTCCTCCGCCCGCTACGGTACACTCGACAACAACCAATCACCCAGCGACGGACGCAAGAAGCCCCGCAAGTGGCTGGCCCTGGAGTCCTCCGAGAGACGCTGCCAGACCTGCCAGCACCTGTGCTACCTGTCCATG gtggtgCAGGAGAATGAGAATGTGGTCTTCTGTCTGGAGTGTGCTCTGGCCTATGTGGAGAACCACAAGTCATGCCGTGGCCTCAAGATGATGTACCGCTATGACGAG GAGCAGATTAACAGTCTGGTGAATCAGGTGTGTGGGAAGGCTGTGGTCAAGAGCTTCGAGAGCTGCAACCGCCCCCCAGGATCAGGCAAGACAGGGGCCAAACGGGGTCCTCGGAAGCGGGCCACCATTGAGGTGCCCTTGTCCCGCCTGTCCCCCAGCACCCCCTCACCTCCCAGTGCCACCCTCCTGCCCCAGggcaacacacacctccccaaaAGCACCGCGCTCGTCTCCTGA